TTATTGTGTTGTGTCCAACTCAAGTAGGTATCATCATGGTAGGGGTATTATTGTGTTGTGTCATAACTCAAGTAGGTATCATCATGGTAGGGATATTATTGTGTTGTGTCATAACTCAAGTAGGTATCATTATGGTAGGGATATTATTGTGTTGTGTCCCAACTCTAGTAGGTATCATCATGGTAGGGATATTATTGTGTTGTGTCCCAACTCAAGTAGGTATCATCATGGTAGGGGTATTATTGTGTTGTGTCATAACTCAAGTAGGTATCATCATGGTAGGGGTATTATTGTGTTGTGTCCCAACTCAAGTAGGTATCATCATGGTAGGGGTATTATTGTGTTGTGTCCCAGCTCAAGTAggtattatatatcattttatgatGTATTATCACTAAATTTTAGCTATTTCTATGGAAAGTTATGCTGCCAATTCCGTTCTATTTTGTTGGAATATAGAGAGGGTATGCCTGTTTTACCTAGTATTCTGtaagaattacctcccttgctcCACTACTACACTAGtctcataaaatttcaataaatctTTTATAAATTTATAGTGAAAACAATTTTGGATATTTAAACGTTGCTGATTGGCTGATATCTCTTTTCAGTATGATGTTACTGCGTGCCAAGCGAGAGATACAAACAGCCAATCAAAGAAGGCAACCaaataatgacaacaaaacCAACATGTGGACCAAAAAGTGACGATAATATTTAACAGAGTATGTTAATGGtttaacaataaactttaaTCCACTTTTAAATCACAGCATCAGTCAGATTTATCCTTCGGGTTTTCAAGGAAAAAGACAATTTATTTAACAAATGTTGCTTTTTATAGGTAACTTAAGTTTCAAAACTTTATCTTAGAGCAATGagaacattttaattaaaaccattttgattaacctatatatatatatatatgtattgtttaattcCTGAACCATCTTACTAAGACTTGCACAATGCGACCCAGTAAGACTTACTgtccagttgttcaaaagatggCTAAACACAGTTTAAGGACAAGTTTCAGATCAAGATAAAATGATTTCTTGTAAAACCAACTTAACAGAATTTTAAGTATTTCATTCATAAGAAGATTTTAACGAACAAAAAATCACAGGTTTTGCAGAAAacaagaaatgaaatatttaaaatacaaatgattcAGCTAATCGTCTTTTGAACTAACGGGCCCTTAatagtaagccataaatcaatttgcaaaagaattcaaataaagaaaccaatatttttcatattttcagtctgcatttaattcaaagtgAAAGAAAGGGAGGCTTCAAAAAGGGCAGAGGGGCGCATATAGGGATGGGAGCGCTTATAGGTATGAGGGAGCTTATCGAGTTGAATACAGTACATTTGAATAAAAGTTGAAGACGTTTTCTatgagttatatacatgtatttattatggTATTTACAATGAAGTCACAGATGATGATGGGATGATATGGTGTTTGTGTGTGTTAGCTCATCAGGTCAAAGTCGTCTCTCTGTAATACACAAACAGAATAAGACATCAGTGTAAATATTGAAGGTAAGGCACACAATATATTGAgcagttatatttcatattttctttatattacatatacattgaacTGAAGTACaagaaaaaagtttttttttaaagttttttaaaagtttttggTATTATAAAAATGTGCACCGTTTGTAAACATGATATAATTTACATGTTGCAAAAACAAAATGCTTTAAATTGAGTATCCAgcgaaaaaccaccaaccaacaGTCAGTACCCAGCAATTGACTCCTATGAGATtcaacccagagatggaggacttgtggtaataccAATATGTGGAACCTCTCTAACTGAAGCTGGTCTATAAATACTATACATGTCATAATGAATCCCGACTATAATATGACACTCACCATTTCATTATAGTCCAGCACATGCTTCCTGATGGCCGAGGTATCCGTCCATGTGATAAAGTCCTCCATGTTCCTGGGGAGATACAAGCATGAAAAATTATTACctgtattaaaacaaatttcttaaaagataaaaacaagGAAAACAAGCTATTACCAATATCgagattaacaaaattatttacaatatctTCAACATTCTATAACAAGAAAGAAgtctttaaaatatatgtaaaattatttaacattatttCCATACTTTTTGCCTTTCAGGAAAAGATACAactatattgttatatttagcaGGAAAGAATGGGGGAAATCTATATACTTTAAGGTAATTCTTCAAATTGTCTAACTTTGACACAGAAACACAAATTCAAAATTACGAAGTTATTAAAATATGGCAGATCATATTGATCAATGTTCTTACCTGGTGACGAGGAAAGCTGGATCTGATATTACCTGAGGTCCTACTCGTACATCTACAAGTTTGTCAAGGTCATTGTATCCTCTACAGGGTATTACAAGGGTGTTagtgtatattagtggagtaCAATATCACGTCTTGGATGACGCCATCATTTTACacttatttgaaaataatagcatttaaatgttagatatgttcattctgTATAGTTTTGTTGGGAGGGGTAAACCTTACAAAGGATTACCTGAGATGGGGTAGACCAGATTAAgataaaatacaacaatgaAGGTAGCATTATCAGACATGACGTTGAAAGAGTTATTCCCCCTTCACCCTAGTTTTATTACACTAGTCATGTAAATGGCTACAGAAAATGCATTACTggtaattaatgattaaaaatatcttttatatatagaccattaaatgaacatttcacAAAATAGCATGGAGCATGGCAATTaaggtaaaatatttatttccaaTAAGTACTATTACATATGCATGGTGATTAACACATTTATTGCAGTGTTTGACAGCAGAGTGGCTTATAGAAGTATTGTTGAACAAAATTTCAATGACACATCAGTTGCCATTCACGCTCTAATGAATTATGCATGTTAAAAGAATACCCTTGAAGTAACTTCCCCTGGTGAATAAATTAAATGACAACAGACctaatttaactaattgtacaTAAATATTGGCTGTGCCTCTCTGTGTGGTACTGTCGACCCTGACGGAGGTACCATGTCTAACATAATGACATGCCCCGCTTCCCCTCCCTTCAGGCTCAGTCACACTTTACTGgcataaatataaatttatgacCACCAGCAGATTTCCCACCCAATGTTAGTGGCCAGTGTTACAAAGGATACGTCCCTGCTCTATAAATGTGGTGGCTGCCTTCAGGGTCTCTGACATGTGGTTCCTCACCATCACCACGGGCAAACGTCTCCtaaaataccaaaacaacatCTATAGTTACCATAACAACGGGCAAACGTCTCCtaaaataccaaaacaacatCTATAGTTACCATAACAACGGGCAAACGTCTCCtaaaataccaaaacaacatCTATAGTTACCATAACAACGGGCAAACGTCTCCtaaaataccaaaacaacatCTATAGTTACCATAACAACGAGCAAACGTCTCCtaaaataccaaaacaacatCTATAGTTACCATAACAACGAGCAAACGTAATCtaaaataccaaaacaacatCTATAGTTACCATAACAACGGGCAAACGTCTCCtaaaataccaaaacaacatCTATAGTTACCATAATAACGGGCAAACGTCTCCtaaaataccaaaacaacatAAATAGTTAGCATAAACGTCTCCtaaaataccaaaacaacatCTATAGTTACCATAACAACGAGCAAACGTAATCtaaaataccaaaacaacatCTATAGTTACCATAACAACGAGCAAACCTCTCCTTAAATACCAAAACAACATCTATAGTTAGCATAAACGTCTCCtaaaataccaaaacaacatCTATAGTTACCATAACAACGGGCAAACCTCTCCtaaaataccaaaacaacatCTATAGTTAGCATAAACGTCTCCtaaaataccaaaacaacatCTATAGTTACCATAACAACGAGCAAACGTAATCtaaaataccaaaacaacatCTATAGTTACCATAACAACGGGCAAACGTCTCCtaaaataccaaaacaacatCTATAGTTACCATAATAACGGGCAAACGTCTCCtaaaataccaaaacaacatATATAGTTAGCATAAACGTCTCCtaaaataccaaaacaacatCTATAGTTACCATAACAACGGGCAAACCTCTCCtaaaataccaaaacaacatAAATAGTTAGCATAAACGTCTCCtaaaataccaaaacaacatCTATAGTTACCATAACAACGAGCAAACGTAATCtaaaataccaaaacaacatCTATAGTTACCATAACAACGGGCAAACGTCTCCtaaaataccaaaacaacatAAATAGTTAGCATAAACGTCTCCtaaaataccaaaacaacatCTATAGTTACCATAACAACGAGCAAACGTAATCtaaaataccaaaacaacatCTATAGTTACCATAACAACGAGCAAACGTAATCtaaaataccaaaacaacatCTATAGTTACCATAACAACGGGCAAACGTCTCCtaaaataccaaaacaacatCTATAGTTACCATAATAACGGGCAAATGTCTCCtaaaataccaaaacaacatCTATAGTTACCATTACAATAGGTAAACGTCTCCTAAATTTCCAAAAATAACATCTATAGTTACCATCGCAATGGGCAAAAGTCTCCTAAAATACTCAAACATAAATACCACAAGTTACCATCATCACTTGCAAACAATGATACCAAAAGCGTCATCAAGCTCATATGATGTAGGTCTGTCTTACAAAACATTACCTGCAGAAACTGGACGCTGTGACTTTGTCTGCCGATTCAAGACTTTTCTTGGTTGGAATCAATCGCATTGTGTACCTGTAAAACACAACATGTTTCATTATTAGTAAATACAACTgcaaatcatttttaaaattgcTACAAACTGAAACTACTGATCTTAAAGCATTTCAGAATGACAAGAAATTCTATGAAAATGGCTTCCAATTTATGTTCAAACTAATAACATGACCGATGGACAAGCACATGGCACCGATCACACATCCCAGATACCTTATTTTGTCCTAGGTTAACAGCAAACACATCAGTTTTGTCCTCTCTCTTTTGACTTGAACCTCTGACACTCACAGCAAACATACACTTTATCACAGAATGTTACTGATGAAAGAAAAACTATCTTGGAAAAAAATCTTGATGTGAAATTAGATCtgcttataaatatataaactgatcctatttatatattttaagatcATCTTAGATGCAGGATcacaaaaagataaaaatttaattgtttgGGAACAATCTCAGTAATAGTTAAAATTATGCTATTTATACTGAATCTAGCTCTGACAAACTTGTATCTAAGCCAATTAAGACAAACTTAAGTCAAGTTTGACATACCGCGCAAGTTACATGAGGAGTAAAACTTAAGTTATGACTGAAGTGcatgtttttaatttgttagagaaatcggggccaggaCAGAATGTGACCAGACCAAACAGACATTGGCattgttatctccctttcctTTTGTTTTGTGATAAGGGCACAGAGAAGTTAAGAATATTTCACCGTTTTACATGTTTTACACAAGAGTaaggctgtatatatatatatatccccaaAGAATGCAGAAATCCTTATCAGTCCAGTAATCAACATGTTTATCTTTACAAGTGTCGCCCCATTACCCGACTCCTTTGAAGACTTTAACTTTTATCTTTTTCAGAAATCTAATTCAGTATCATTCCAAATCCAATTCTGGTGCATTTTATAACAAGCTTGGAAGGAAACAAGATGTACTGTTTGATAAACTATTTATAGAGGCCATGGCAGTAGAAATTTTTCCCTTTCCGGATAAGAGTTGTATGTTTTCACTGAACATGTTGCCATAACTACAGTAAAGATATACCtcatttaaacattaaacaattcCATAGGCTTCCTTGTAGGAGGTCTTTATTCCAAGGTAGTCTTGGCACTTGACCTctacattttcaatttcaaacgGCCATGAATAATTGAATAAGGCTTGATCATTCTGAGGTTATCAGAACTTAATTTCTTGGAAGAAATGATTTCACAATGGCCAAGCACATTACTCAGGATTAATTCTCTTTGTCACTGGGTCACTTCAATAAATATGCAGCTTCAGCTAATATTGAAGTTATTAGCATGTAAGTATGATAGCTGATATTTGAACTGATGAATGCAAATACACAACTTGTCTACAAAGTGAAAGTATCAAACAGATTTGCATGGAGTGTGTTAGTATTTTTAAATAGCAAAATCTGTCTCGGGAGAAAGTTTCTCCAACAGAATATCCAAGGAGTATGCTGCTTAGCAAGAACAGCAAGACATGGTAAGGGAGTGTGCTGGTTCACCAGAACAGCAGGGCATGGTAAGGGAGTGCTGGTTCAACAGAACAGCAGGACATGTCAAGGGAGTGTGCTGATTAAATAGAAAAGCAGGACATGTCAAGGGAGTGTGCTGATTAAATAGAAAAGCAGGACATATTAAGGGAGTGTGCCAGTTTAATAGAACAGCGGGGCATTGGTGTGGCAGTGAAGTTCCGAGAGACATTCCCATGAAGATCAGTTTCAGTCCTTTCTTTCATCTCTGGAGGTCGGAGGTTGGTGGAGATGCCAGGATTAGCAACCATTGATAGTCATCAGGCAGACCCCTAACAGGGACAGCTCCCCCCTCCCCGCTCCAACTCTCCCtcaaaaaatgtttattaaaatgTCTGACTGGCCTAGGCGACAGACTCATGATGGCAGTAGATTGAAGCCTGGCAGATTTTAATGTAAACTATAgtgcaataaatgtatatactaatatatatcaatgtatgtCCAATGCTTGACCTTGCTAAATGGAGAACTCAACATATTTACTTATTATAAACAACAGGAGGTATGCATTTGGTCCACCAACAACTACACCAACACGACCAGTCATCTGGATAATGACATAAACTAAAAGTATATATAGGGTTTACACCTACAAATCTTCAGTTAGTGCTGTGTAACTAAAGCCGGTACTCAAACTTGAGGATAGAATATTTCTGATTGAAACCCTTGTCATAGTTAGAGGGCATATGATGGCTAAGTGTCCTCCATTATTATGATGGCTAAGTGTCCTCCATTATTATGACGGCTAAGTGTCCTCCATTATTATGACGGCTAAGTGTCCTCCATTATTATGACGGCTAAGTGTCCTCCATTATTATGACGGCTAAGTGTCCTCCATTATTATGACGGCTAAGTGTCCTCCATTATTATGATGGCTAAGTGTCCTCCATTATTATGATGGCTAAGTGTCCTCCATTATTATGACGGCTAAGTGTCCTCCATTATTATGACGGCTAAGTGTCCTCCATTATTATGACGGCTAAGTGTCCTCCATTATTATGATGGCTAAGTGTCCTCCATTATTATGATGAGGCTAAGTGTCCTCCATTATTATGATGGCTAAGTGTCCTCCATTATTATGATGGCTAAGTGTCCTCCATTATTATGATGGCTAAGTGTCCTCCATTATTATGATGGCTAAGTGTCCTCCATTATTATGATGGCTAAGTGTCCTCCATTATTATGATGGCTAAGTGTCCTCCATTATTATGATGGCTAAGTGTCCTCCATTATTATGATGGCTAAGTGTCCTCCATTATTATGATGGCTAAGTGTCCTCCATTATTATGATGGCTAAGTGTCCTCCATTATTATGATGGCTAAGTGTCCTCCATTATTATGATGGCTAAGTGTCCTCCATTATTATGATGACGGCTAAGTGTCCTCCATTATTATGATGGCTAAGTGTCCTCCATTATTATGATGGCTAAGTGTCCTCCATTATTATGATGGCTAAGTGTCCTCCATTATTATGAGGTAGTGATGGCTAAGTGTCCTCCATTATTATGATGGCTAAGTGTCCTCCATTATTATGACGGCTAAGTGTCCTCCATTATTATGATGGCTAAGTGTCCTCCATTATTATGATGGCTAAGTGTCCTCCATTATTATGATGGCTAAGTGTCCTCCATTATTATGATGGCTAAGTGT
This genomic window from Argopecten irradians isolate NY chromosome 4, Ai_NY, whole genome shotgun sequence contains:
- the LOC138320710 gene encoding U3 small nucleolar ribonucleoprotein protein IMP3-like yields the protein MVRKLKFHEKKLLKKVDFISWEIDNNLHELRVMKKYYIQRREDYTKYNKMSREIRELARKIKELDVKDPFRTEATSQLLEKLYTMRLIPTKKSLESADKVTASSFCRRRLPVVMVRNHMSETLKAATTFIEQGHVRVGPQVISDPAFLVTRNMEDFITWTDTSAIRKHVLDYNEMRDDFDLMS